In Kushneria marisflavi, the following are encoded in one genomic region:
- the fhuF gene encoding siderophore-iron reductase FhuF: MHDALFNERLARFGPVLTRRREGMDTVMPLRRLLEGNVLEGVLKRFSEHHGPCERRALATQWSKHYLSQLIIPVTVIELCRDIHLPTNIDEMGVILAEDGTPERFVLPHEGTISLDNGCARFCPLIARHLTPLIDTLARRVHFSPRVLWSNAAVYFEFAVNELDRQGLASPYEIDGARAMMALRQLPDRQRNPFYRPVDYIDVADDDGATEPWRCRRMCCLRYLDDTLGLCGNCPRLKTTRADNHQAQA; this comes from the coding sequence ATGCATGATGCACTGTTCAATGAGCGATTGGCCCGCTTTGGTCCGGTCCTGACGCGACGACGTGAGGGCATGGACACGGTCATGCCGCTGCGACGGCTGCTGGAAGGGAACGTGCTGGAGGGGGTTCTGAAACGCTTCAGTGAACATCACGGCCCGTGCGAGCGTCGGGCACTCGCCACGCAGTGGTCAAAGCATTATCTAAGCCAGCTGATCATTCCCGTGACGGTCATCGAGCTCTGCCGGGACATTCATCTACCGACAAACATCGATGAGATGGGCGTGATACTGGCAGAGGACGGCACGCCTGAACGATTCGTGCTGCCCCATGAAGGGACCATCAGTCTGGATAACGGCTGCGCAAGATTTTGCCCGCTGATTGCTCGCCATCTCACACCGTTGATCGACACACTGGCGCGCCGGGTACATTTCTCGCCCCGCGTACTGTGGAGCAATGCCGCGGTCTATTTCGAATTCGCCGTCAACGAGCTCGACCGCCAGGGGCTGGCGAGTCCCTACGAGATCGACGGCGCGCGAGCCATGATGGCACTGCGCCAGCTGCCGGACCGCCAGCGCAATCCCTTCTATCGACCCGTGGACTATATCGACGTGGCTGACGACGACGGCGCCACCGAACCGTGGCGCTGTCGTCGCATGTGCTGCCTGCGCTATCTCGATGACACGCTCGGGCTATGCGGCAACTGCCCACGACTAAAAACCACCCGAGCGGACAATCACCAGGCTCAGGCCTGA
- a CDS encoding IucA/IucC family protein, with amino-acid sequence MQDLSRHPTPPASTEWADRLAATSFFNALLRETTHWWLENDGSDDTAVIPLTAARDTCLRLHLKHRSLSGRCRIELPVIRARGDERQAISLEQAVEALLESPWLREHSLVGTLDDARRDTFLKSVMGSRDTIAAALAGRDDLEHLCHGPLGFLEAEQGLLVGHDFHPAPKSQAPFDAEQARDHTPEHRASFALVWWGVSPARAVGDSSRETAAAAMMHDLLPETLAERLPVGFSALPMHPWQSRFLQQRDDVATMINAGELIVLGEEGDQSVRRWYPTSSHRSLYCPQAEWMVKGSLSARLTNSLRVLHGNEVMRGLRLDRWWPDVSPDIREHFYLMQEPAWLGFKNDDGEIDEASLALLRENRIPASDATSNVLATLTQPLGEPGQTLLANGVRRLAVRENLGERDAALEWFDAFCRRVLSPLIRLVVEEGIVLLAHQQNIVVRLEDERPVGVDYRDCQGSGVTEHFMARHPGERVSQDHRITADMLTRYFPYYVIVNSTLAVTAALAEADLIDEAVLVSHLRDHLTALRERAGNGDTTLLDHLLDSNTLEVKSNFFCYLSGINESTLDDPAKIYLDMPNPLSIPSTVD; translated from the coding sequence ATGCAGGACCTTTCTCGCCACCCAACGCCCCCCGCCAGCACCGAGTGGGCCGATCGGCTGGCGGCGACCAGTTTTTTCAACGCGCTGCTGCGCGAAACCACACACTGGTGGCTGGAGAATGATGGCAGCGACGACACTGCCGTGATTCCCCTGACGGCCGCGCGCGATACCTGTCTACGCCTTCATCTCAAGCATCGAAGCCTCTCGGGGCGCTGTCGCATCGAGCTGCCGGTGATCCGCGCCCGGGGGGATGAGCGTCAGGCCATCTCCCTTGAACAGGCCGTCGAAGCGCTGCTTGAAAGCCCGTGGCTGCGGGAGCATTCACTAGTGGGCACGCTGGACGACGCACGCCGTGACACTTTCCTGAAAAGCGTCATGGGCAGTCGCGACACCATCGCGGCAGCGCTTGCCGGGCGCGATGATCTCGAGCATCTCTGTCATGGGCCGCTCGGGTTTCTCGAGGCCGAGCAGGGGCTGTTGGTCGGTCATGATTTTCACCCGGCGCCCAAATCTCAGGCGCCCTTTGATGCCGAGCAGGCGCGGGACCATACCCCGGAACATCGGGCATCCTTCGCCCTGGTCTGGTGGGGCGTCTCGCCGGCACGGGCGGTAGGCGACAGCAGTCGTGAGACCGCGGCCGCGGCCATGATGCACGATCTCTTGCCCGAAACGCTGGCCGAGCGGTTGCCGGTGGGCTTCAGCGCCCTGCCGATGCATCCCTGGCAGTCACGATTTCTTCAGCAGCGCGACGATGTCGCGACCATGATCAACGCCGGTGAGCTGATCGTACTGGGTGAGGAGGGGGATCAGAGCGTGCGCCGCTGGTATCCCACCTCATCGCATCGCTCGCTTTACTGCCCACAGGCAGAATGGATGGTCAAGGGGTCGCTGTCGGCGCGGCTGACCAATTCCCTGCGCGTACTGCACGGCAATGAGGTCATGCGTGGGCTGCGTCTGGACCGCTGGTGGCCCGATGTCAGCCCTGACATTCGCGAGCACTTTTATCTGATGCAGGAGCCGGCCTGGCTTGGCTTCAAAAATGACGACGGCGAGATCGATGAAGCCAGCCTGGCGCTGCTGCGTGAAAACCGTATTCCAGCGTCTGATGCCACCAGCAATGTGTTGGCCACTCTGACCCAGCCGCTGGGGGAGCCCGGACAGACGCTGCTGGCCAATGGGGTCCGACGGTTGGCAGTACGGGAAAATCTCGGCGAGCGTGACGCCGCGCTTGAATGGTTTGATGCCTTCTGCAGGCGGGTGCTGTCACCGCTGATCCGTCTGGTGGTCGAGGAGGGCATTGTGCTGCTGGCCCATCAGCAAAACATTGTGGTGCGCCTTGAGGATGAGCGACCGGTGGGGGTGGACTATCGCGACTGCCAGGGCAGCGGCGTCACGGAACATTTCATGGCACGCCATCCCGGCGAGCGCGTCAGCCAGGACCACCGCATCACGGCGGACATGCTCACGCGCTATTTTCCCTATTACGTCATCGTCAATTCGACCCTTGCGGTCACGGCTGCTCTGGCCGAGGCGGACCTGATCGATGAGGCCGTGCTGGTATCGCACCTGCGCGATCATCTGACCGCGCTGCGTGAGCGCGCCGGCAACGGGGATACCACGCTGCTTGATCATCTACTGGACTCGAACACGCTGGAGGTCAAAAGCAATTTCTTCTGCTATCTGTCCGGCATCAACGAATCCACGCTGGATGACCCGGCAAAAATCTATCTGGACATGCCCAATCCCCTGTCGATCCCATCCACTGTCGATTGA
- a CDS encoding GNAT family N-acetyltransferase has product MSSRDDLSASERLAPSQTLMLLEAIDHHFATHPACRLLILDEAWRADPHWYPLCQALGAPRVLRESFYQRPWHWLKSDYAAQPFEIELGRPWRPIKPRGVVYERFDPRLEQHLTLRLCDAERDLDRLHQWMQCERVSRFWQQNKPREAFSEWLDHRLAEPHRLSLIGELDGEAFGYFELYWAPEDVLGEYYDWQAFDRGLHVLVGEENYRGARFVDAWLTGLEHYAYLSEPRTDRVVLEPDAGNERIFRHLERMGLFSLREFDLPDKRAMLVMGTRYHFFGQVM; this is encoded by the coding sequence ATGTCCAGCCGTGATGACCTGTCTGCCAGCGAGAGGCTGGCGCCTTCGCAGACACTGATGCTTCTGGAAGCCATTGATCACCACTTTGCGACCCATCCGGCATGTCGTCTACTGATCCTTGATGAGGCCTGGCGCGCCGATCCTCACTGGTACCCGCTGTGCCAGGCGCTGGGCGCCCCGCGAGTGCTGCGCGAGAGTTTCTACCAGCGCCCGTGGCACTGGCTTAAATCCGACTACGCTGCTCAGCCCTTCGAGATCGAGCTGGGACGGCCATGGCGTCCGATCAAGCCCCGGGGCGTGGTGTATGAGCGCTTCGATCCACGACTGGAACAGCATCTGACCCTGCGCCTCTGCGACGCCGAGCGCGATCTTGATCGTCTTCATCAGTGGATGCAGTGCGAGCGGGTATCCCGCTTCTGGCAGCAGAACAAGCCGCGTGAAGCGTTTTCCGAATGGCTGGATCATCGACTGGCCGAGCCACATCGGCTATCGCTGATCGGCGAGCTGGACGGCGAGGCGTTCGGATATTTCGAACTCTACTGGGCGCCCGAGGATGTGCTGGGCGAATATTACGACTGGCAGGCCTTTGATCGCGGCCTGCACGTGCTGGTGGGGGAAGAAAACTATCGTGGCGCACGGTTTGTGGATGCCTGGTTGACCGGGCTTGAGCACTACGCCTATCTGAGCGAGCCGCGTACCGATCGTGTCGTACTGGAGCCTGACGCCGGCAACGAACGTATCTTTCGGCATCTCGAGCGGATGGGGCTTTTCAGCCTGCGCGAATTCGATCTGCCCGACAAGCGGGCCATGCTGGTCATGGGCACCCGCTATCACTTCTTTGGACAGGTGATGTGA
- a CDS encoding LysR family transcriptional regulator yields MDHRQLGFLVALARERHFGRAATACNVTQPTLSARLKQLEEELGCALIIRGHRFEGLTPEGEHVLSHARRILASLDELNAELDPSSPPSGLLRLGLIPSALDAVSSWVVPLREHYPALTLRLMERATLPLMQSLMEGDIDVAVGYLDVPAAEPFVARRLHTERYALLAREDCFTLPERPAWADIGNFPLCLLTPDMQHRHRIDLHARREGVTLSPVLETESMAALERLVGQGAGVGIVEQHGPEVLRHSGLVHRLLPATGEDPPVGLLWRAGAPPSRRLQALLEWLREPGEAPM; encoded by the coding sequence ATGGACCATCGACAGCTCGGTTTTCTGGTCGCACTGGCTCGCGAGCGCCATTTCGGGCGTGCGGCGACCGCCTGCAACGTCACTCAGCCCACGCTCTCGGCCCGGCTCAAGCAGCTGGAAGAAGAGCTTGGGTGTGCACTGATCATTCGCGGTCATCGCTTCGAGGGACTGACGCCGGAAGGCGAGCATGTGCTCAGCCATGCCCGGCGCATTCTCGCCTCACTCGATGAGCTCAATGCCGAGCTTGACCCCTCAAGCCCGCCCAGCGGTCTGCTGCGGCTGGGGCTGATCCCCTCGGCACTGGATGCCGTCAGCAGCTGGGTCGTGCCACTGCGCGAGCATTATCCGGCCCTGACGCTGCGTCTCATGGAGCGCGCCACACTGCCGTTGATGCAATCGCTGATGGAAGGCGACATCGATGTGGCGGTGGGCTATCTCGATGTCCCCGCGGCCGAACCCTTCGTGGCGCGCCGGCTCCATACCGAGCGCTATGCCCTGCTGGCGCGTGAGGACTGCTTTACCCTGCCTGAAAGGCCCGCCTGGGCAGATATTGGCAATTTCCCGCTGTGTCTTTTAACGCCGGACATGCAGCACCGCCATCGCATCGACCTTCACGCCCGGCGCGAGGGCGTGACGTTATCCCCTGTGCTGGAGACCGAATCCATGGCGGCACTGGAGCGGCTGGTGGGGCAGGGGGCCGGCGTCGGAATCGTCGAGCAGCACGGACCCGAGGTCCTGCGTCACTCCGGCCTGGTGCACCGCCTGCTGCCGGCGACCGGGGAGGATCCGCCGGTCGGGCTTTTGTGGCGTGCTGGCGCGCCGCCGTCGCGACGTTTGCAGGCGTTGCTGGAGTGGCTGCGTGAGCCCGGCGAGGCGCCCATGTGA
- a CDS encoding formate dehydrogenase accessory sulfurtransferase FdhD has translation MSLSDYEDATQTPNEQLQGPSELPVTLSFNETAYASVLATPEALEHWAVGFAFSEGMITRASQVGEITTDRLRHGVRVRMSVPAHIERLAGERRRVTSASSSCGRCGSAEEAQMLEGLQRLPASRPPVPAQLEKALEKLSADGQPGLHMALGFDVDGQWLGSGVDIGRHNALDKLIGASLVENRPIAMVLLSSRCSLELVQKAVRAGIPTLATLSHPSPLAVDIARLCALNLICCHRGRRLTLLSSG, from the coding sequence ATGTCGCTTTCTGATTACGAGGACGCTACTCAAACGCCCAACGAGCAGCTCCAGGGCCCCTCCGAACTGCCAGTAACCCTGTCGTTCAACGAGACCGCCTATGCCTCCGTGCTGGCCACGCCTGAAGCGCTCGAGCACTGGGCAGTAGGGTTTGCCTTCAGTGAGGGCATGATCACGCGGGCCTCGCAGGTCGGTGAGATCACCACGGATCGACTGCGTCATGGCGTGCGGGTGCGCATGAGTGTGCCGGCCCATATTGAGCGGCTGGCGGGCGAGCGTCGTCGCGTTACCTCGGCCTCCTCGAGTTGTGGGCGTTGCGGCAGCGCTGAAGAGGCGCAGATGCTGGAAGGACTTCAGCGTTTGCCCGCCAGCCGGCCGCCGGTCCCTGCACAGCTTGAAAAAGCGCTCGAGAAGCTCTCTGCGGATGGTCAGCCAGGCCTTCACATGGCGCTTGGCTTTGATGTTGATGGTCAGTGGCTGGGCAGTGGTGTCGATATCGGTCGGCACAACGCCCTCGACAAGCTGATCGGTGCGTCGCTGGTCGAGAACCGGCCGATTGCGATGGTGCTGCTGTCGAGTCGCTGCAGTCTTGAACTGGTTCAAAAGGCGGTGCGTGCCGGCATTCCGACGCTGGCCACGCTTTCCCATCCTTCGCCGCTGGCCGTCGACATCGCCAGGCTGTGTGCGCTGAATCTAATCTGCTGTCACCGAGGCCGTCGCCTGACCCTGCTCAGCAGCGGTTGA
- a CDS encoding lysine N(6)-hydroxylase/L-ornithine N(5)-oxygenase family protein — MADTPELLDLAGIGAGPFNLSIAALADGLPTLSTRFFDRQKRYVWHEGMMLPDTHLQTGFLKDLVTAIDPTSRWSFLNYLVQHRRFYRFLNAELSTVSRAEFSDYLRWAAEGLDNVWLDHSVREIDHDGEHFQLRTDTRAFRARHLCLGSGKTPWLPAFAREHQSERCLHAESIAWHARDFTNQRVVIVGGGQSGADIFINALRGHWGPPKSLHWLSRRRNFQPLDETAFTNEYFTPGYTSQFARLEDDVRRREVNAQKYASDGITPAALSGIYQTLYHRFDVMNEPRWAHLLPHREAVDMTRVGNGFMLDARHGMTGGLERFDADVVIFATGFESSLPECMAPLLDRIQRDAHGEPSMGDHFMLDWQGGGDSRLYAVNAGRTRYGIAEPQLSLMAWRSAVILNHLSGEPHFDLEDDPGPVAWSPMGRESS; from the coding sequence ATGGCTGATACCCCCGAGCTTCTGGATCTGGCCGGCATCGGCGCCGGTCCGTTCAACTTGAGCATTGCCGCGCTGGCCGATGGCCTGCCGACGCTTTCGACGCGATTTTTCGATCGTCAAAAGCGCTACGTCTGGCACGAAGGCATGATGCTGCCGGACACCCATCTGCAGACCGGCTTTCTCAAGGATCTGGTCACGGCGATCGACCCCACCAGTCGCTGGTCGTTTCTCAACTATCTGGTCCAGCATCGCCGATTTTATCGCTTTTTGAACGCCGAGCTTTCCACGGTCTCCCGGGCCGAGTTTTCCGACTACCTGCGCTGGGCCGCCGAAGGGCTCGATAACGTCTGGCTGGATCACAGCGTGCGTGAAATCGACCATGACGGTGAGCATTTTCAGCTCAGAACCGATACCCGTGCCTTTCGGGCGCGGCATCTGTGTCTGGGCAGCGGCAAAACGCCTTGGCTGCCGGCCTTTGCGCGCGAGCACCAGAGTGAGCGCTGCCTGCACGCTGAATCGATCGCCTGGCATGCGCGCGATTTCACCAATCAGCGCGTGGTGATTGTCGGCGGCGGGCAGAGTGGGGCAGATATCTTCATCAACGCCCTGCGGGGGCACTGGGGGCCGCCAAAGTCATTGCACTGGCTTTCGCGGCGGCGCAACTTTCAGCCGCTCGATGAGACTGCCTTCACCAATGAATACTTCACGCCCGGCTATACCTCACAGTTTGCAAGGCTTGAGGATGATGTCCGCCGGCGCGAGGTCAACGCTCAGAAATACGCCAGCGACGGCATTACACCGGCGGCGCTGAGCGGGATTTATCAGACGCTTTATCACCGTTTTGATGTGATGAACGAGCCGCGCTGGGCACATCTGCTGCCGCATCGTGAAGCCGTTGACATGACGCGCGTCGGCAATGGCTTTATGCTTGACGCTCGACACGGCATGACCGGCGGACTGGAGCGATTCGATGCTGACGTGGTCATCTTTGCCACCGGCTTTGAGTCCAGTCTGCCCGAGTGCATGGCGCCGCTGCTGGATCGCATCCAGCGTGACGCCCACGGCGAGCCGAGCATGGGGGATCATTTCATGCTCGACTGGCAGGGCGGTGGAGACAGTCGGCTTTATGCGGTCAACGCCGGGCGTACCCGCTACGGAATCGCCGAGCCACAGCTGTCGCTGATGGCCTGGCGTTCGGCGGTAATTCTCAATCACCTGAGCGGTGAGCCACATTTTGACCTGGAAGACGATCCGGGTCCGGTGGCGTGGTCGCCAATGGGACGCGAATCGTCATAA
- a CDS encoding HAD family hydrolase → MQPTGKYCAVLFDFDGTLADSESAHHRVWNEILGEMGAHIDDEEYKRESSGVPVTQEVERLIQTRGLSISAKALVDRKVERTVASFTRDPIALMDHALEMLEWCREQGLPMALITGSGRQEIAPTLEHYDLTRFFDHIVTRNDVTHSKPHPECYLKGLSLCGIEAAQAVAIEDTCHGVNAAHAAGIDVIAIPNAYSRGQDVSRATVELESLAQARDWIDVRCVKRQP, encoded by the coding sequence ATGCAGCCAACCGGAAAATATTGCGCCGTTCTGTTCGATTTTGACGGCACGCTGGCCGATTCCGAAAGTGCCCATCATCGGGTCTGGAACGAAATACTCGGTGAGATGGGGGCTCACATCGACGATGAAGAGTACAAACGCGAAAGTTCCGGCGTGCCGGTCACCCAGGAGGTCGAACGCTTGATTCAAACCCGCGGGCTTTCCATCTCGGCCAAGGCGCTGGTCGATCGCAAGGTCGAGCGCACCGTGGCAAGCTTCACCCGTGACCCGATTGCGCTGATGGATCATGCCCTCGAGATGCTCGAATGGTGTCGCGAGCAAGGCTTGCCCATGGCGCTGATCACCGGCAGCGGGCGCCAGGAAATCGCCCCGACGCTTGAGCACTACGACCTGACGCGATTTTTTGACCACATCGTGACCCGTAACGACGTGACGCACTCCAAGCCACACCCGGAGTGCTATCTCAAGGGGCTGTCCCTTTGTGGTATCGAGGCGGCTCAAGCGGTGGCGATCGAGGATACCTGTCACGGCGTGAACGCTGCCCATGCTGCCGGCATTGATGTGATCGCCATTCCCAATGCCTATTCGCGCGGTCAGGACGTCAGTCGGGCCACGGTCGAGCTGGAGAGTCTGGCCCAGGCGCGTGACTGGATCGATGTGCGCTGCGTCAAGCGCCAGCCCTGA
- a CDS encoding IucA/IucC family protein, with product MSAESGSSILPPMLATIDAEEAIRRHWSHANRALIAKMISELAYEQVLLPKNGLGGWRLDIEVVAPEDRSTSAESRACGRWHFQAQANLWGQLLIEVDSLRGPKDTSEMPEAAEFLLALAPGMGMNDAQLAEHLEDLYNTLRGDCYLIEVHQRLGADEAIRLAEPQRQAVLDGHPKFLFNKGRRGWGVQSLERYAPEYAHPFQVEWLMVRRKRLKSSRMAIDEAELLDSVLDEEQRRLLLAARDGKCAVLGEKAEAFALMPVHPWQWARMLSMLHVGDIGRGDMAWLGAFGDHFVAQQSLRTLTNASRPGRYDLKLPITIMNTSSYRGIPGQYMLAGPAASHWLQARARDDEELHRAGLEILAEPASAVVEHDQYGRLDEAPYRFRELCGVIWREGLAPRIAEGEQALLMSELMQCDADGRAWLAAYIEASGVEAEQWLSRMFEATLIPMYHLICRFGIIIIAHGQNLTLILRDGVPHRLALKDFQGDLRLVDEDFPEAHDLPRELVDVTVRLPPEKLIHDLQTGHFVTLLRFVAPLAAQVGVSETRFYQICAKALETYMARNQALEERFDMFSLFKPRILRLGLNRSKFLHANDHSAARMLPDMDHLIDNPLYHCLSDDDSLRQQGETALSRQGA from the coding sequence ATGTCAGCCGAATCCGGTTCATCGATTCTGCCCCCGATGCTGGCCACCATTGATGCCGAGGAGGCCATCCGTCGGCACTGGTCGCATGCCAATCGCGCATTGATCGCCAAAATGATCAGCGAGCTGGCCTATGAGCAGGTGCTGCTGCCCAAAAACGGTTTGGGCGGCTGGCGGCTGGATATCGAGGTGGTCGCCCCGGAGGATCGCAGCACATCGGCCGAAAGTCGGGCCTGCGGGCGCTGGCACTTTCAGGCGCAGGCCAATCTGTGGGGACAGTTGCTGATCGAGGTCGACAGCCTGCGCGGGCCGAAAGATACCAGTGAGATGCCTGAGGCGGCCGAGTTTCTGCTGGCGCTGGCGCCCGGCATGGGCATGAACGATGCCCAGCTGGCGGAGCATCTGGAAGATCTTTACAACACCCTGCGCGGCGATTGCTATCTGATCGAGGTGCATCAGCGCCTTGGTGCCGATGAGGCCATCAGACTTGCCGAGCCACAGCGCCAGGCCGTGCTGGATGGGCACCCCAAGTTCTTGTTCAACAAGGGACGGCGCGGTTGGGGCGTACAGTCCCTTGAGCGTTACGCGCCGGAATACGCCCATCCCTTTCAGGTCGAGTGGCTGATGGTGCGCCGCAAGCGCCTCAAAAGCAGCCGGATGGCCATTGACGAGGCTGAGCTGCTGGACAGCGTGCTCGATGAAGAACAGCGTCGCCTGCTGCTGGCCGCGCGCGATGGCAAGTGCGCCGTACTGGGGGAGAAGGCCGAGGCCTTTGCGCTGATGCCGGTGCACCCCTGGCAGTGGGCGCGGATGCTCTCCATGCTGCACGTGGGTGATATCGGGCGCGGTGACATGGCCTGGCTGGGCGCCTTTGGCGATCATTTCGTGGCCCAGCAGTCGCTGCGCACGCTGACCAATGCCAGCCGCCCGGGGCGTTATGATCTGAAGCTGCCGATCACCATCATGAACACCTCAAGCTATCGCGGCATTCCGGGACAGTACATGCTGGCAGGCCCTGCGGCCTCACACTGGCTTCAGGCGCGCGCCCGTGATGACGAGGAGCTTCATCGCGCCGGACTGGAGATTCTGGCCGAGCCGGCATCTGCCGTGGTCGAGCATGATCAATACGGCCGACTTGATGAGGCGCCCTATCGCTTTCGCGAGCTGTGCGGCGTGATCTGGCGAGAGGGGCTGGCACCGCGAATTGCTGAAGGTGAGCAGGCGCTTTTGATGTCGGAGCTGATGCAGTGTGACGCCGACGGTCGGGCTTGGCTGGCGGCTTATATCGAGGCCTCCGGGGTGGAAGCCGAACAGTGGCTTTCACGCATGTTCGAGGCGACGCTGATCCCGATGTATCATCTGATCTGCCGGTTCGGGATCATCATCATTGCCCACGGGCAGAATCTAACCCTGATTCTACGGGACGGCGTGCCGCACCGGCTGGCGCTCAAGGATTTCCAGGGTGATCTGCGCCTGGTCGATGAGGACTTTCCCGAGGCACACGATCTGCCACGCGAGCTGGTCGATGTGACGGTACGTCTACCGCCGGAGAAACTGATTCATGACCTTCAGACCGGGCATTTCGTGACGCTTTTGCGTTTCGTGGCGCCCCTGGCCGCACAGGTCGGCGTCAGCGAAACCCGGTTTTACCAGATTTGCGCGAAAGCGCTTGAGACCTATATGGCCCGCAACCAGGCGCTTGAAGAACGCTTTGACATGTTCAGCCTGTTCAAGCCGCGTATTCTGCGTCTTGGGCTCAATCGTTCGAAGTTTTTACATGCCAATGACCATTCGGCGGCCCGCATGCTGCCGGACATGGATCATTTGATCGATAATCCGCTCTATCACTGCCTGAGTGACGATGATTCGCTGCGCCAACAGGGCGAGACGGCGCTGTCACGTCAGGGCGCGTAG